The Candidatus Nitrosocosmicus franklandus genome contains a region encoding:
- a CDS encoding S6e family ribosomal protein, producing MVEFKVVISDSTGKSTTQDLKDKSAQPLLGSKLGDVLESSIFGLNEGKVKLTGGSDKSGTPMRSDLHGATKKYVLMTKGVGMRNLQPGERKRKLVRGNLVTEEIYQLNCQLIDAKLPEKEQPAAADPGAGSGADSTKNEASS from the coding sequence TTGGTAGAATTTAAAGTAGTTATTTCAGATTCAACTGGCAAAAGCACTACACAGGATTTAAAAGACAAGAGTGCCCAGCCTCTTTTAGGTTCTAAGCTTGGAGATGTATTAGAATCATCTATTTTTGGGTTGAATGAAGGTAAGGTAAAATTAACAGGTGGCAGCGATAAATCAGGAACTCCTATGCGATCGGATCTGCACGGAGCTACAAAAAAGTATGTGCTCATGACAAAAGGTGTTGGAATGCGTAACTTACAACCAGGGGAGAGAAAGAGAAAATTAGTTCGAGGAAATCTTGTCACAGAAGAAATTTACCAGTTAAATTGTCAGCTGATAGATGCAAAATTACCTGAAAAGGAACAACCAGCTGCTGCTGATCCGGGTGCTGGATCTGGTGCAGATAGTACCAAAAACGAAGCATCTTCATAG
- a CDS encoding DUF3237 domain-containing protein encodes MKIKELLNGTVVGSGSDYIVIQKGKKRYLLEILPDTVRELKNSSTPYGSQID; translated from the coding sequence TTGAAAATTAAAGAATTGTTAAATGGAACTGTGGTAGGATCTGGTTCTGATTATATAGTAATCCAAAAAGGGAAAAAACGCTATCTGTTGGAAATTCTGCCTGATACTGTCAGGGAATTAAAAAATTCCTCTACTCCATATGGTTCTCAGATCGATTAA
- a CDS encoding zinc-domain-containing protein, giving the protein MRAEFNIEENKITCKRCKLEIDYDDYIEQMKEKAATLADDFQSSWNRRGF; this is encoded by the coding sequence ATGAGAGCAGAATTTAATATCGAGGAAAACAAGATAACATGCAAACGATGCAAATTAGAGATAGATTACGACGACTACATAGAACAAATGAAAGAAAAAGCTGCTACACTAGCAGATGACTTTCAGTCGAGTTGGAATAGAAGAGGGTTTTAA
- a CDS encoding DNA topoisomerase VI subunit B, translating to MPISLESSASTTSADVVNDVNAIKTPLVSTTASTTTTISTTITTNYAANSITNTTVSSKTDDAVLDSNADKKPISKEEENIRRSSKLEKYRIIYNKKAESEFFVDNSALAGFTGERILYMAIRELIENSLDSCESFSILPSIKVSLKTFDPSNDMWVLSCEDNGTGINSEKLPVAVCSFLTSAKYMEKQQRGLFGVGLKMVAAFSTKDTDFPIRVWNRSIDESDEYYFELRTDIGTNKPIVLSKRLLKGNDVHIKSRSGFKIEVILRAKLMPITKNKIYEYVSETSIVNPYASITFETDDGIFNFDRRTTIMPQPAQEILPHPSDMDLKTLKKAISKFHAQKISLPKILSLSFQKLSYEKAKDIVTKAGLSIKTGVGDFTEHDLIKIVNVCKKTRFQNPNTDHLSPIGENVLTIGMMSEYTIVSGKSNDALTLSENLGTRKSVDQLEPGNSVASLSSTSTSTVSTTTDATTATATGKTQVALASLLPSSANDDTTTLSNEDKLKSLSPNSDKLVSSSSTKGNTTTSKSNFSVKVLKPVLTAYTSRTCVINNRPTIVETGLAYGGDIPSFKMYRFANKIPLLYDEGSDVAREVISEVEINKMGITKKQAKEQFSATNTKESKKDRIIEVLPLHIFFHICSTKIPYKTAGKESIASEGELKYYMKSCLSELYRKLSTQIRKELKLKEAENKLRLYKHYLPFIVDSINESLGVKSSKLSESFTRLIENHLSKKPLTDESEGKSSSVSFASNNPLSLAPSSSPSPFGSQSFSYPNNKPSSTPISSTSRSSTPKFDKSKSNTSDMKSLSLPEIDHKYGKKNQLLRSNKHKKENSISTIRQSGSINNNNNSNTTIKKISRSSDQFDNKTKQSRSIAENRKLNKKATKVETISKERKSKLKKSSTSNKNDENRTNNILKKDILRIKNKKPSRKMNINRGTFVAKNGSDSGPGNASKISSSTYTSQSKQFQSTMDSFNKRVNKGKRK from the coding sequence ATGCCGATATCACTCGAATCCTCTGCTTCAACAACTTCTGCCGATGTTGTCAATGATGTTAATGCTATCAAGACCCCATTAGTTTCGACTACTGCTAGTACTACTACAACCATTTCCACCACCATTACAACCAATTATGCCGCCAACTCTATTACTAATACTACTGTATCATCGAAAACAGATGATGCTGTTTTGGATTCCAATGCTGATAAGAAGCCGATAAGTAAAGAGGAGGAAAATATCCGGAGGTCTAGTAAGCTAGAAAAATATAGAATTATTTATAACAAGAAGGCAGAATCTGAATTTTTTGTAGATAATTCTGCTTTGGCAGGTTTTACTGGCGAACGTATTTTATATATGGCCATAAGAGAACTAATTGAAAATTCATTAGATTCTTGTGAAAGTTTTTCGATTTTACCATCTATCAAAGTATCTCTTAAAACCTTTGACCCGTCAAATGACATGTGGGTTCTTTCATGCGAGGATAATGGTACAGGTATTAACTCAGAAAAATTACCAGTAGCTGTGTGCTCATTTTTAACCTCTGCAAAATATATGGAAAAACAACAGAGAGGGCTTTTTGGTGTTGGGTTAAAAATGGTTGCGGCCTTCTCTACGAAAGATACCGACTTTCCAATTAGGGTATGGAATCGCTCAATAGATGAATCGGATGAATATTATTTTGAACTTAGGACCGATATAGGAACCAATAAACCAATAGTATTATCTAAAAGATTACTAAAAGGCAATGATGTTCATATCAAAAGTAGATCTGGATTTAAAATAGAAGTTATTTTAAGAGCAAAGTTGATGCCTATAACCAAAAATAAGATTTATGAATATGTTTCTGAAACAAGTATCGTAAATCCTTATGCATCTATAACTTTCGAGACAGATGATGGAATTTTTAACTTTGACAGAAGAACAACTATAATGCCTCAACCTGCACAAGAAATTCTACCACATCCTTCCGACATGGATCTCAAAACGCTAAAAAAGGCAATTTCTAAATTTCACGCTCAAAAAATATCGTTACCTAAAATATTAAGCTTGTCATTTCAAAAGCTCTCGTATGAAAAGGCCAAAGATATTGTAACAAAGGCGGGCCTCTCTATAAAAACCGGTGTTGGAGATTTCACTGAACATGATCTTATTAAGATAGTGAATGTATGCAAAAAAACTCGGTTCCAGAATCCTAATACCGACCATCTGAGTCCTATCGGAGAGAATGTTTTGACCATTGGTATGATGTCTGAATATACTATAGTTTCTGGTAAGAGCAATGATGCTCTAACATTGTCTGAGAACTTGGGAACTAGGAAATCGGTTGACCAATTGGAGCCTGGTAATTCCGTAGCATCTCTTTCTTCTACTTCTACCTCTACTGTATCTACTACTACCGATGCTACCACTGCTACTGCTACCGGTAAGACCCAAGTGGCACTAGCGTCACTGTTACCATCATCAGCGAATGACGATACAACGACATTGTCAAACGAGGATAAGCTAAAAAGCTTATCTCCAAATTCCGACAAATTGGTATCGTCTTCGTCTACTAAAGGTAATACTACTACATCTAAATCTAATTTTTCTGTCAAAGTTCTTAAACCTGTTCTGACTGCGTATACATCACGAACCTGCGTCATAAACAATAGGCCGACAATAGTTGAAACTGGTTTAGCTTATGGTGGAGATATTCCGTCTTTTAAGATGTACAGATTCGCTAACAAGATTCCTTTATTATATGATGAAGGATCGGATGTAGCAAGGGAGGTAATTTCCGAAGTTGAAATTAACAAGATGGGAATTACTAAAAAACAGGCAAAAGAGCAATTCTCTGCTACAAACACCAAGGAATCAAAGAAAGATAGGATAATTGAAGTGTTACCTTTACATATTTTCTTCCACATTTGTTCAACTAAAATACCATACAAAACTGCAGGAAAAGAAAGTATCGCTTCTGAAGGCGAATTAAAATATTATATGAAGTCATGTCTTTCAGAGCTATATAGGAAATTAAGTACCCAAATACGTAAAGAATTAAAACTAAAAGAGGCTGAAAATAAACTACGCTTATACAAACATTACCTACCATTTATAGTAGATTCTATAAATGAATCATTAGGTGTCAAGAGTTCAAAATTAAGCGAATCTTTTACTAGGCTAATTGAGAATCATTTGTCTAAAAAACCACTGACAGATGAATCTGAAGGTAAGTCTTCTTCAGTTTCTTTTGCTTCTAATAATCCTCTGTCTTTAGCCCCATCTTCATCCCCTTCACCCTTTGGGTCTCAATCCTTCTCTTATCCAAATAATAAACCCTCATCTACTCCTATATCCTCTACTAGTAGATCATCTACCCCTAAATTTGACAAATCTAAATCCAATACCTCGGATATGAAATCTCTATCGTTACCTGAAATTGATCATAAATATGGGAAAAAGAATCAGCTCTTAAGATCAAACAAACATAAAAAGGAAAATTCAATTTCCACGATTAGGCAATCTGGAAGCATCAATAATAACAATAATTCCAATACCACAATAAAGAAGATAAGCAGATCATCGGATCAGTTTGATAATAAAACAAAACAATCAAGGAGTATTGCTGAAAATCGGAAACTGAATAAAAAGGCTACAAAGGTAGAGACCATATCTAAAGAAAGAAAATCCAAACTAAAGAAATCATCGACATCAAATAAAAATGATGAAAATAGAACTAATAATATTTTGAAAAAAGACATTCTTAGAATCAAGAATAAAAAACCATCACGCAAGATGAATATCAATAGAGGGACATTTGTAGCTAAAAATGGATCTGACTCTGGACCCGGAAATGCAAGTAAAATTTCCTCCTCCACCTACACTTCTCAATCAAAACAATTTCAATCAACCATGGATTCATTCAATAAAAGGGTAAATAAGGGTAAAAGGAAATAG